A single region of the Thermocrinis jamiesonii genome encodes:
- the ilvC gene encoding ketol-acid reductoisomerase yields the protein MAKIYYDSDASLDVLAGKTVAILGYGSQGHAHALNLRDSGINVIVGLHPGSKSKEKALRDGFEVYEPSEAVKRADIIMFLTPDTVQPQLYKECVEPYLNPSKTLAFAHGFNIHFKQIVPPKDVDVFMVAPKGPGHLVRWMYEEGKGVPALVAVYQDATGNCKEKALAYAKGLGCTRAGVIETTFKEETETDLFGEQMVLCGGVTALIKAGFETLVEAGYQPEVAYFECLHELKLIVDLIYQYGIAGMRYSISDTAKYGDLTRGERIYKLVKPLMKQVLEEIQKGEFAREWILENQAGRPVFNALLERDRHHLIEKVGEELRKMMPWITGKELK from the coding sequence ATGGCGAAGATCTACTACGATAGCGACGCTTCTTTGGATGTCTTGGCAGGAAAAACTGTAGCCATACTTGGATACGGCAGTCAGGGGCATGCCCACGCGCTAAACCTAAGGGACAGCGGAATTAACGTAATAGTCGGGCTTCATCCGGGCAGTAAGTCAAAGGAAAAGGCTTTAAGGGATGGCTTTGAGGTTTATGAGCCCTCAGAAGCGGTAAAAAGGGCAGACATTATAATGTTTCTCACTCCAGACACCGTCCAGCCCCAGCTCTATAAAGAGTGCGTGGAGCCATACCTTAATCCTTCAAAAACCTTGGCCTTTGCCCACGGCTTTAACATACACTTCAAACAGATAGTGCCACCAAAGGATGTGGATGTTTTCATGGTTGCACCAAAGGGACCCGGACATTTGGTAAGGTGGATGTATGAGGAAGGAAAAGGGGTGCCTGCTCTCGTAGCGGTATATCAGGATGCTACGGGCAATTGCAAAGAGAAGGCTTTGGCTTACGCAAAGGGGCTTGGATGCACAAGGGCGGGAGTGATAGAAACTACCTTCAAAGAGGAAACAGAAACGGACCTTTTTGGAGAACAGATGGTCCTTTGTGGAGGTGTTACCGCTCTTATAAAGGCTGGCTTTGAAACTTTGGTAGAGGCGGGTTATCAGCCCGAGGTTGCATACTTTGAGTGCTTGCACGAGCTAAAGCTTATAGTGGATTTAATCTATCAATACGGTATAGCAGGGATGAGATACTCCATATCGGACACCGCAAAGTATGGAGATCTAACGAGGGGTGAGAGGATCTACAAATTGGTCAAACCTTTGATGAAACAGGTCCTTGAAGAGATCCAGAAGGGAGAGTTTGCAAGGGAGTGGATTTTGGAAAATCAAGCGGGCAGGCCTGTCTTTAACGCCTTGCTTGAAAGGGACAGACACCATCTTATAGAAAAGGTAGGAGAAGAGCTAAGAAAAATGATGCCTTGGATCACAGGAAAGGAGCTAAAATGA
- a CDS encoding CDP-alcohol phosphatidyltransferase family protein: protein MNLTKRREALKRLYTPIGVLLYKLHLPPNFITILSVITGMLSAYSFWHGKLLTAVSFLMVSGMLDLMDGVVARMSDKASKFGAVFDWIADKWVDGFVLGTVGYFYGGPFTAIVVITASMLHSFIKPVVYSEIGYSARIKGKIQDPLEGVGFFGRPETHLTLILFAILERFDFPVGLSFGIKLIAILTLLSLFMRIAYLYRHFGRVYEE from the coding sequence ATGAACCTAACAAAAAGAAGGGAAGCTTTAAAAAGGTTATACACTCCAATAGGGGTTTTACTATACAAGCTTCACCTTCCACCCAACTTTATCACCATACTTTCCGTCATAACAGGTATGCTTTCTGCTTACTCTTTTTGGCATGGCAAGCTTTTAACCGCAGTTAGTTTTCTGATGGTTTCTGGCATGCTGGACCTGATGGACGGCGTGGTAGCAAGAATGTCGGACAAAGCTTCCAAGTTTGGGGCAGTCTTTGACTGGATAGCGGACAAGTGGGTAGATGGTTTTGTGCTTGGAACTGTAGGATACTTTTATGGAGGTCCCTTTACCGCTATAGTGGTTATAACCGCCTCTATGCTTCACTCTTTTATAAAACCAGTGGTTTATTCAGAGATAGGCTACAGTGCAAGGATAAAAGGCAAAATACAGGATCCGTTGGAGGGGGTAGGCTTTTTTGGAAGACCGGAAACTCACCTTACCTTAATCCTCTTTGCCATACTTGAGAGGTTTGATTTTCCTGTGGGACTTTCCTTTGGCATAAAGCTAATAGCCATCTTGACTTTGCTGTCCCTTTTTATGAGAATAGCCTACCTTTACAGGCACTTTGGGAGGGTTTATGAGGAATGA
- a CDS encoding dihydrofolate reductase family protein yields the protein MRPYVIIVSEVSVDGKLTLYRGASSKELMSLMDMEAYRYLHEIRAKVDGIMVGCETVRTDNPSLTVRYAEGKNPVRIIPCSTANVPLDANIFSKDAPTIIVSTLRAPKERIDKIRKLGAEVWIVGEDLVDFERLLPMLYERGIKSLMVEGGSSINWEFVKRGFVDEIRLIHLPVIVGGENVPTLVGGEGFKSLKNLLPLRLRAHFKRGHHLITEWEVVR from the coding sequence ATGAGACCGTATGTAATAATCGTCTCCGAAGTTAGCGTAGATGGAAAGCTCACACTTTATAGAGGAGCATCAAGCAAAGAGCTTATGAGTTTGATGGACATGGAAGCCTACAGATACTTGCATGAGATAAGGGCTAAGGTGGATGGGATCATGGTGGGATGTGAGACCGTGCGCACGGACAACCCAAGCCTTACGGTAAGATATGCGGAAGGTAAAAATCCTGTGCGTATTATTCCGTGCTCAACCGCCAATGTGCCATTGGATGCAAACATATTTTCAAAGGATGCACCTACCATAATAGTCTCAACCCTCAGAGCACCAAAGGAAAGGATAGATAAGATAAGAAAGCTTGGTGCGGAGGTTTGGATTGTAGGAGAGGACCTTGTGGATTTTGAAAGACTTCTTCCAATGCTTTACGAGAGGGGTATAAAAAGCCTGATGGTAGAAGGAGGCTCTTCCATAAATTGGGAGTTTGTAAAAAGGGGTTTTGTGGATGAGATAAGACTCATACATCTTCCTGTGATTGTAGGTGGTGAGAATGTGCCCACCTTGGTAGGGGGTGAAGGCTTTAAAAGTCTAAAAAATCTACTTCCTCTCAGACTCAGAGCACACTTTAAAAGGGGACATCATCTGATAACTGAATGGGAGGTGGTTAGATGA
- a CDS encoding NADH-quinone oxidoreductase subunit A, with amino-acid sequence MSEYLGILIFFFVALTVGFVFTFINSILGPRTKEKMEDYPYECGVPLYDPEARGTFKQGYYILGLLLILFDIEVAFLFPWAVVFKQIGIYGLIEAVLFIAILFLGFVYAWKKGALKWQM; translated from the coding sequence ATGAGCGAATACTTGGGCATTCTGATATTCTTCTTTGTTGCCTTGACTGTGGGTTTTGTTTTCACCTTTATAAACAGCATCCTTGGACCAAGGACTAAAGAAAAAATGGAAGACTATCCTTATGAGTGTGGAGTCCCTCTTTACGACCCAGAGGCGAGGGGAACCTTCAAGCAGGGATATTACATTCTTGGATTACTCCTTATCCTTTTTGACATAGAAGTTGCCTTTCTTTTCCCATGGGCGGTAGTCTTTAAACAGATAGGCATCTACGGACTTATAGAGGCTGTTCTGTTTATTGCCATACTGTTTTTGGGCTTTGTTTACGCTTGGAAAAAGGGTGCTCTGAAGTGGCAGATGTAG
- a CDS encoding extracellular solute-binding protein, with protein sequence MRLFLFLLSVLFFGLSYAQELVIYSGRGERLIKPVLDEFTRRTGIKVVLHSGGTVELFNKLIAEGDRTPADVFITVDAGTLERARIAGILEPIKSDVIERNIPKEFRAPDNSWVGLSLRLRVIAYNPQRVKPSEIKTFDDLTNPKWKGRLGIRTGSNVYPQSQIAMMIAERGERETEKFLRAILANAGDKIYPSDSRIVEAIAKGEIDIGIVNHYYVYKHLEANPQDRKTLSFVVPPNTHYNVSGAGILKTSKKKDLALKLVEFLASEEGQRLFVETNWEYPVNPKIPVRQGMLPREKFTISKVPLSVMGRYMVPALDLIDKVGYR encoded by the coding sequence ATGAGGTTGTTCCTCTTCCTACTTTCCGTGCTGTTCTTTGGGCTTTCTTATGCTCAGGAGCTTGTGATCTACTCCGGACGCGGAGAAAGGCTCATAAAGCCCGTGTTGGATGAATTTACCAGACGAACAGGTATCAAAGTAGTGCTTCACTCCGGGGGCACGGTAGAACTCTTTAACAAGCTGATAGCAGAAGGAGACAGAACGCCTGCGGATGTGTTTATTACCGTAGATGCGGGGACCTTAGAAAGGGCAAGGATTGCGGGAATTTTGGAGCCTATAAAGTCGGACGTAATAGAGAGGAATATACCTAAGGAGTTTAGAGCACCTGACAACTCTTGGGTAGGCCTTTCCTTAAGGCTTAGAGTGATTGCCTACAATCCTCAAAGAGTAAAGCCAAGTGAAATAAAAACCTTTGATGACCTTACTAATCCCAAGTGGAAAGGAAGGTTGGGCATACGCACAGGAAGCAATGTATATCCGCAGTCTCAAATAGCTATGATGATTGCGGAAAGGGGTGAGAGAGAAACGGAGAAGTTCCTCAGAGCCATTCTTGCCAACGCGGGAGATAAAATATACCCTTCCGATTCAAGGATCGTGGAAGCTATAGCCAAAGGTGAGATAGATATAGGTATAGTTAATCACTACTACGTGTATAAACACTTGGAAGCCAACCCACAGGACAGGAAGACACTTAGCTTTGTGGTGCCACCCAACACACACTACAACGTCTCTGGGGCAGGTATCCTAAAAACAAGCAAAAAGAAGGATTTAGCGTTGAAGTTAGTAGAATTCTTAGCCTCTGAAGAAGGCCAAAGGCTCTTTGTGGAGACCAACTGGGAGTATCCTGTAAATCCTAAAATTCCTGTGCGTCAGGGTATGCTCCCAAGGGAGAAATTTACCATAAGCAAAGTGCCCTTGTCAGTGATGGGAAGATACATGGTTCCAGCCTTGGACTTAATTGACAAAGTGGGATACAGATGA